The sequence below is a genomic window from Lolium perenne isolate Kyuss_39 chromosome 7, Kyuss_2.0, whole genome shotgun sequence.
ttgtgttgatatggtggaggttccattgcacgggcttatatccatctaggattaaacaacaaatgtcaccagtgattcttgtgccgtaatacccgtgttaaccataagatccggagtgggacggagtagtcaaaagtgtttccacctctcgttcatcaacggatgcgctttaccgtagacacttgtatctgtcagggcaagcggttggctggggaagccttaagtccccacggcatagtccgtagacacttgtcgctcgaagtgcaagcggttggctggggaagccttaagtccccacggtattgcggtctatgatgggttgcagctaccggcgaaggagtttggttcgatcccaaactgtcgtcgtggtcggggtccacccgtgagtgggaataatgggaccggtgaggacccagggtcggggcatgcaacaaagggtgggtgttcgaggtagcggaggaacatgattggctagaccttataccgggcctcacaccataggaagtgtggacaagcctgcagcttggttggcaccaaggttaagatctcttatgggtaaagcaacacacctctgcagagtgtaaagaaccgtgacctgtcactccctgttccgggatatggaactgcgaacgcggccggaaaggagctccatgaagttctagtaaaccggtgaaggctgacggacatagttcttctgaataaaagcaaccttttgaagaaatggttatgaaaacttgcattggtattagactttctggtctaatgctgtagctagtgcattaaacacctctttcctataatgaacttgttgagtacgctcgtactcatcccactcttaaatcccctgcttagatatggaggcatcgaaggaggatctacagtgcaactcgaaggccaaggagccaacaactacttcacgagacaggaccctgtcagcagAGTCAGATatgtcatccaacaaggagaaaacctagattagcagtagaaaggaactagcttcttcaacctagctcctacttagctagaatctattcttagcctctatagctagtcaaatattctacagatagagttcgtgatagaattagactacgagtcgttcttctggagtttatttgcagatttacctcattgtaaagtaggaggctgtgctgatcttatgtaatagagtcaatgttgtaattccatagacatgccttggacccgcatatgtttctgttgtaccactctgagcgatataatactagtggaacggtgtttcattggtgttatatcagacttgcatactacaacatgcagtggtatgccgggtcaccacaggccAGGGGCGTCTGCTGAACCACCTGGGCGCGACGCTCATAAGCGCGCGCGTAGTGCATCGCCGTCTGGAGGTCCCGCGGGGCCTGTAGCTCGACATCCACGCGGATATGGTCCGGGAGGCCGCCAATGAAGAGCTCGGCACGCTGTTGGCCCGTCACGCCGGGCGCATGGCATGCGAGGGCCTGGAAGCGGTCGGCGAAGTCCTGCACCGTGGTGGTGAACGCCAAACGCCCAAGTTCCGCCAAGCGGCTGCCGCGGACTGGAGGGCCGAAGCGGAGAAGGCAGAACTCACGGAACCGGTCCCATGGAGGCATGCCACACTCGTCCTGCTCCAGGGAGTTTGTACCACGTCTGGGCGGCGCCGCGGAGGTGGTACGAGGCGAGCCACGTCCGGTCCGAAGCCAGGGTACGCTGTCCCCGGAAGAACTGCTCGCACTGGTTGAGCCAGTTGAGGGGGTCCTCGACGCCGTCGTATGTGGCGAATTCCAGCTTGGCGTAGCGTGGGGGAGCGAGGCCGGTGGCGCCCTGGGCGGGGTACTCCGCGCGACCAGCGGACGGCTCGGCGAAGCGGGCGGGCGGCGGGTCCGGGAAGGACGGGCGCGGAGGGTCCCCGGCGGTGGTGTAGACGGGGGATGGCGCCGGTGCGGCCGAGTGGATCGGCGGGGGCTCCGTCGCGGTCACCCACGCCGGGAGTCGGGAGGGCGATGGCGGGAAGCTGGACCCGCTGGATGGGCACCCTGGGGCAGCGAGACGGGGCCCGGGCTGGGGCCGGCGGCCAGACGCccatggtggcggcggcggtgaggcCGGGGCGAGTGGGCGCTCCCTGGCCGGGGAGGGCTGTCGGCGCGGCCGGGTATGCGGCGAGGGGTGGCGACAGGACCGGCGTAGTCATCCCCTGCGTACCGATGAGGTACAGGCGGATGCCCTGGACGGCGGTGGCGAGGTCGCGGATGGCCGTCGACAACTCTTGCTGCGAGAGGAGGGGGCGGCGCAGGCGACATCTGAAGCGCCGCGGCGCCCGTGGAGAGGGCGGCGCGATTGCGCGGCGCGGAGGAGGCCGGCGtctcggaggcggcggcggaggtggcggTGGTCTGGCCCGAAGACATGATCGTAGATGTCTCTGATACCAAATTGGTAGAAACTAGGGTTCTACCGAGGCGAGGGCGTAGATTGTAGGGGTGGAAGTGCGGAGAGCGAGAGGGAGGAAGGCGGCGCCGGCGCCAGGACGCCGTCGCGAgcacgcggtggcggcggctagggcttgggcggCGCGGACGGGAGAAGGCCGACTCCTCTGGGAGTCGGCAATAATGATATCTGATTATTGCTTGATTGATTTAGTCTATTACAACTTGTATATATAAGAGAACTAGCGAAACCCTAATCTGCTaactgggctaagcccctaactaaGCTTGGCCGGTTGGGCCAATGGGCCCCCTCCGGCGGTAGACTAGGCCGGTCATAACAAAAGGTGTGTTATATATGTACAGATCACTTGCAGCACAGTCTTAAACAGGTGACAGATGAAAACAATTGTTTCAAAGGTACAGTTTCAACAGAAGTTCTTCCATGGAGTTAAGAAAATTAGCAAAAACTGAAAGTCGATAGATGAATATATAGCCAGCTGAGGTTCCGGGCTATCCCTGGTGGCTACGGATAGCCAATTTTCAGGTGGCTGCCAAGTGTTTAGTTGACTGGAGCAGAGGGATAGTCAGGGATAAGGGCAGCCATGATTCCCAGAATATTCTCTCTAAACTGCGGTTGAGTACATCTACCGAAATCCAGCGGATAGAGCCAACCACCATTCACCCAACACTTCACGAAGCAAAGTTGAAATACTATAATTCTAAACGACCATGAAAAAATCAGTAAAAGGCTGCATTAAATCCCCACCAACCAGGTCGAAAAAATGTTGATAAAACACAGCTCGCGGGCTCTAGCTACTTCCCTGGAGCTTTGTTTTGCTTCATCTGGAACAGAGCTATGAAGCTATCTTAATATTTTCTATAGTAAAGCTCTCTAGTAACTTAGTTCTAGCATTATCATCTAACATGCAAGGAACAGGAACATGTAAAGTAATATCTGTATCACTCTCAACAGGACcaggtaaagatttgcaaaaaactTAGCAACATAGCTAAGCAGAGCATCACGATAGACACTTCTCcagcaagcaaaaaaaaaaaaaaatcaagctaAAACTAAGCTAGCCTGGGAAGAACGATTGGCATGTCAAAGAGACAACGACGCATTCCAACCACCCTAGAAAATTTGCACAACATGGCAGACACTAACAAAACAGAAGTATATTTTTTCAGAGCGGAATGTACCCAGAAGCATGAATTTAGAATCATGATGATCTTACATGCAGAACCTGCATACCAGGACCAAGGATGGTGATAATTTTCATGCGCCAACTGTCCATTTTGACCTCATTTGATGGCTTGTCCATCACCACTCTTTTCAAATTTGGTGCACCACTGATCACCAGTTTCCAGAAATCAAACTCATGATCTTCTCCTCTGATTTCCACTTCTTCAAGATTGGGCAAGTAGATGCTTTGGGTTCTCCAGTCCTTGGGCTCCTCACAACGGCAATTTTCTGGGCATGCTTCTTTCCCCTAAAACAATTGTAAGTTACTATGATGCATCATATATGCTTCACAACTGGGACCTTTGGTCTAGAATATATCTACAACTTTTTTGTTAATACATCAAAACTACCTTATAAAAGCAAATAACCATAATCCAGGATGCAAAGCATCCCGCGGTCCTAATTTAGCATGTGTTTAGCGTCATGATCCGTCCATAGACAACTAGACTGCTCCCACCCacggccctctccctccacattcCCCTCACATATTCCTCCACACCATTCAAACTTGATAATCTGACACTGATTTTATCATTGTTCAGATCGGTTTTAGACTAACGACCCTTGTTGTCCAATCACAAAGTGTTGGACAAACATTATTATACTGGTTCTTTTATACTTTGGTCCAGAAGAAGATAATTATAATTCACACTATATTCATTACCATTTTGTGGATTGTACTTTTTCatccaaaattttaaaaaaaggttttcgataaaatatgaaaatcatGTACAGAGCTTATTAGTAAGACTTACCTCTGATGTCACTAGGACAATCTTAAGAGTTTTGATAAGAGCAAATATTCCATCCAGCCCAAGGATGCGCAATGCAAATGCTCCGTAAACATGGCCTGATGTCATGATGCGTAGCTCCAGCATAGAGAAACCAATAAGCATATGTTTCTTGATCTCCTCCTTAAATCTGAGCTCTTGCGCTGCCCCTGAAAACATATATGAGCTCTACAAAAAGAAATCGTCAGGATATCATCATAAAGTAGATTTAATTAGTTAATTAATAGGAAAATCAGCTAACTGAGAGAAGAGAAAACATAGTACTTGAGTTTCCGCTGACAGGGACAGGACATGGACGTGAGGAAGGTGACCCTGTCCGTTGTTGGTCTCCACCGGCTTTAATCCCACATGCAAGAGGCCCCAACGACCAAGCCCAACAGCGGCTGTGAAGTAAACACACTTCCACGAGACCTTCTCCAGCAGTGGCGCCGAAACGGAGACCAACAAATTGTTATAACAGCCGCCGGAGGCGAACGACATGGTCAATTGCTTGAGTACAGGGGCCTCAATGTTGACGTTATCAACAAGGGACAGCTTATTTCCAAAAGTCGGCATGGTGGTGTCCACGCTGAGCTCCTGCAGCGACTTGGATCTGACGATGACGATTTCGAGGCCATCATGGGTGACCGTGCTGACTCTGAGAACGAGCAGCCGCGGGGAGCGGCGGATCCAGTTGCTTATGGTGGCGCGGTATCCGGAGAGGCTGAGCCTCTCAAGCGAGGGGAAGCATTTGGGTGACGACTCTGCGAACGCAAGGTccagcccttgcagctcgatggaTGTGGCGCGGTGGAAGTAGGGCACGTTCACCTTGATGCCGCCAGGGTAGGGCTCTCCTCCCATGGCAAAGCGGAGATCGGACGGAGCGAGCGTCGCGGCGGCGCCGAGCAGGGAGCGAACGCCCTGTACGAAATAACAGCGCTGCTCGGTTGTCAAGAGGGAACGGTATGGGGAAGGGACACAGATATCGAGGTGAGACACGGCAAGGGCCGGTGGCTGAACCGGTGGATTGAGGTttgccacggcggcggcggtcggcggcggcggggcgtggGCGACTCGGCGATGGATCGAGGCGAGCACGCTTTGTGGGAGGGCATCGTGGTAGGTGAGATCTGTGAGGTGGATCAAGAGGGCGCGCCAGCGCGTGGAGAGGGTGGTGTTGATCCATGCGGCGCGAGCGCAGCCGCGGGCGGGGCAGAGGCCGCGAGTGCAGGGCACGAGGTAGAGGATCCGCAGAAGCAGATCATCCGGCAGGGTGCTTATAAGGTCGACCTCTCTGCCCCGGGCTCCTTCGTCTTCCATGGAAATCGTGGCGGCGCGGAATGGGTGAAATCAGCGACTGCGTCGTGGTTGGGGGCTGGGTGATGTTCAGTGCAGAGCGCTGGACGGGCACGATGCAGATGCAGTGTAGAACATTACTACAATACAATAATTAATCCTGTTGCGATCGCTCGCCTGTGAGGCCATCTGCCGCTCATTGTGTTGTTCTGTTTCACTGCATGTGGGTCCGGGTGCCAGCTCTGTGCGGCGGATGCGGTCGTGGACGGTCAGTGGGGTTTCTTTTTTTTCTTGCGGGCGAGCGGTGTTTATTTTTGTGGGTTCCTCCATGATTTTGACCGGCAGGGTTGATTTGGATTGCAAGGATCTTCGGTGGAGGGCGTTGTGGCCACGCACGGCTAGCCGGCGCGGGTGCGCGACGGCGTCACAGGTGGAACGGGGCAAGGGAAACGAGTCGGCAGCTCATCCTGATGCGGCTGGGGTGCTCGGCAAGGTGGGGGATGGCCGGACGACGGCAAATCGGTCCGCGGCGGTGGCGGCCGGAGCTCAGGAAGACAAGCTCCATTCGCTCGATCTATGGCTTTGAAGGGCGGTCCACTTGGCGCAGATCACGCGAACGGCACGGCAAGGCCGATGCAGTCAATGGCGCGACTCGGGCAGCCTTCTTCCGCGATCTCGGTGAGGCGACAGCGGCAGTTCCCACGGGCGAGCGTTAATAGTTCTCCTTGATGTTACCTCTTTGCTTTGATTTGCTGAATACCATGATCTCACCCCATCAATATCTTCCAGTTGTTTACATGAGGAAGCTCTTGCTGAGAGGCGAGCAGGGGAGAGGGTGTCAGAGGCAAcacattgaaagaacatttcatgatctatgagttttgtgtgtttgttaccaacaccggtgacaatttaACCGTGTGCTAAGTGGATTACAGATATGGAAAAGATACCACGGGAAAATCTCGAcccactcaaaaaggaagaaaagaaaaaggaagaagctGAAGCCTGgccctggccggcactgccggtgtgtgcaccccggcactgccggtgtttccaggccggcactaccggtgagtgcaccccggcactgccggcgtttctggcccggcactgccggcctggctGTCGACCTGCTGGTTCAGAAAAGTGGCCGGCACTGCTGGCgtctcaaggccggcactgccggcgattcACCTCCCACGGGCAGAAAAGTTggtggggtataaataccccccttcacctaccttggaatgttgctcaaaccctaagaacttcatccaccattgttgagccaccaagaacaccaaaatagccagatctcctccctcaaccacccaaatcacttgtgctttggagaatcgaaggagaagaccccgatctacatcatcaccgaagcatttttcatttccccctcatatgcttgagggcccccttgctagtgtttctctttggatccctagttgatttgtattgatgtattgttgttgattgttgtgttgtaacagatttgggagcctccaattcggttgtggatgtgtgccccaagaaccttgtaaaggcccggtttccgcctcgacgaaatcccttagtggaagtgggctaggccttcgtggcgttgctcacatgagatctgagtgaagccttcgtggctgttggtttggctttcgtagcaaccacactcctccaaacgtagacataccttcttgcaaaggaagggaactacgggaatcatctccgtgtcatcgcatgctccactctcggttacctctatcctattctctctcctatatattgcgtagttatatcttgcttagttggttaccttgtcatataggtaaattcgctTAGttacatatctagagaatttacctttgtgtcaaacctaaattgaaaaagaactaaaaattggttagcacctattcaccctccccctctaggtgcggcatac
It includes:
- the LOC139833185 gene encoding uncharacterized protein, which encodes MEDEGARGREVDLISTLPDDLLLRILYLVPCTRGLCPARGCARAAWINTTLSTRWRALLIHLTDLTYHDALPQSVLASIHRRVAHAPPPPTAAAVANLNPPVQPPALAVSHLDICVPSPYRSLLTTEQRCYFVQGVRSLLGAAATLAPSDLRFAMGGEPYPGGIKVNVPYFHRATSIELQGLDLAFAESSPKCFPSLERLSLSGYRATISNWIRRSPRLLVLRVSTVTHDGLEIVIVRSKSLQELSVDTTMPTFGNKLSLVDNVNIEAPVLKQLTMSFASGGCYNNLLVSVSAPLLEKVSWKCVYFTAAVGLGRWGLLHVGLKPVETNNGQGHLPHVHVLSLSAETQSSYMFSGAAQELRFKEEIKKHMLIGFSMLELRIMTSGHVYGAFALRILGLDGIFALIKTLKIVLVTSEGKEACPENCRCEEPKDWRTQSIYLPNLEEVEIRGEDHEFDFWKLVISGAPNLKRVVMDKPSNEVKMDSWRMKIITILGPGMQVLHVRSS